The sequence tcattcattcattgatacATATTCGACGAATACGCGGCAAAACAATCAAAAGCAGGTTGCTGAAGCGAATGATCaagcacagtgaaaaacataCTTTCAAACACAGTAAAACTAGTACAACAAACGGATTACTACAAAGCTGCCACCGCACACGAACCATACGAGATTAAATCAAATATCATCGATCACAAATAACGCTGAAGCACGTAGTGACAGTGCAAGTTCAGGCGAACCTCAGTACCAGCACACAGGGCTGCAAACACCATTCGCGTTCAACAAGCACACGGGCAACGATGTGTCCGCAGCCACCATAAGAACACCGTAATAAGCACTCCTCCAGAACAAATTACGTATAATTTGTGTACAGCTGatcacacacacgcaaaaaaatacGCATTCATAACAATACAGTGTACTAATAACAAAAAGAGCGCATCTGAGGTTGCCTGACACGCCGTTCTCGAAAAGCCACACTTATCTACGGATCCAAGCCAAGTATGGTGAAAATAGCGTTTCCTTATTTTGACCCGGTCAGAATAACGAAGCGCTATTTTCACGGGGTCGGAATAGTCACTgccctcgcgccaaggagaagtcttcgtcttgttcttcgactgccttgatgatgatacgtgcagagcactttaggggcccggactgccgtatgctgtcctagcttggcgcaaTCCAGAAAaagccacgtgtgctggcacgcgctagcgcgttcgggcctgtgtaaaaggctgggtaagacgctgtgacctctcccccttacactctctcagcaatcatgttatggcgtcggcgaacgagattatgcagacgcgcgacgaaccaacgcgttgtatcctagtcagaacgcgctggcacgcgctagcgcgttcgggcctgtgtaaggggctgggtaagacactgtagcctctgccccttacactctctcagcaatcacgggatGGCGTtgcggaacgagattctgcagacgcgcgataaacccgcgtggcgtgctccaacaagagttcgggaagagtaacagcaactacagtgaattcatggtgtgcttcacatgcaaggacgcgttaacattgggcaaggtgcccgtgatgaacggaactttaagtcgacccatgcgctgcttcgcatccacacatggttccctttagtgggagatggtgaaatttttccATCTCCCCACCTCCCCTCCTTGAAGTATAGTGTGTGCAGCACCATTGCAGGGCATGTGACAAACTCATCAAGCCCTTCTTTCCAGCTTGTATCATGGCGTTGGAATGTCCACGGGGAAACATACAAAATGCAGGATAAAATTGATACAAGCATCCTTCCATGCGATTACAATCGTCAATCGACATCTCCAAGTCGGAcatcccccctgcccccctttcCATATTTCTTCAAAAGGTTTCAGCAATTTTAGAGTGTATCACTCTAAATGACAGCCCATTTTCAAAGCAGCAGTCAATAACAGTCGTCATCATCACCACTACTATCATCACTCATTCTGCGAGTCTgacttcaagctcagccaaggtccctgcgaaagagcttcagcgaaacacTAGTGCGGAGCATTCGTGAAAACTAACAGCGACTCGAGGAGAGTCTTTAGTGCCGCCACCACCAGAGGCTCTGGCTGCGTCCAAGTTCACTGCGCATTCACACCTAGAGCTCAGAGTACTGGCGGTGTGTTATGTTGCAACATTTTGACTCCCTTGTCACAGTGTATAGTCAAAGCACGTTGACTTCTTGTCGCCATTGCCTAAATCAAGTCATGCCATAAATTTGTTAAATCTCTGCAAACGAATGGTCCCGTCCTTTCCCAAGGGAGGCCAAATGGAGCTGTTGCTTAACCACAGCAAATGTTTTTGACACAACATGAACTACTTACTTCTTCTGCATAAACCTGCTCGCACAGGGAGGCCATGCAAATTTCAGACAGAAAAACCTAACATATACACCTGCGCTACCCGGGTCTTAGTGGCCTTTGTGTTCTTCTCTGCCTTAAAATATAACAGTTGAGCCTCGACATAACAATGCTGTGCATGCAGCGGGAAAAAAAATCGTTTTATTGCCAAATTTGCTGCATCGAGGTTTTTGTCTTTCAGTTGCACAGTTGACATTGCATACACCTGAGACCAGCCCATTGCCCTCCACTTTGCCTACGTGCTTTCATGAAGACACCAAAAGAAATGTTAGAAGGAACACAAGCACTCAATGTAGCATGAAAGTGTCACCACCACGATTGTATGATAACCATCTCTCCAAACTAACAAAATGGACTCTCAAGATGTTGAAATGTCAATCTCGGTGTCAAATAACACATGGTGTGGCCTATCTGGACGTCTGTATATTTGAAGTACTACAGAAGGAGATTTTTTTTACCTGCCTTGCCCTTACAAGATCCTTCATATTTTGACGTTTGTTTGTACGATCTCCCAACTGCGCTTTCTTGCTCGTGAGAACTTTGCTGTATTGAAACTAAATTGAGAGCAGAAATACATGCCTTTCAACGGGAGAGAGAAGAAATGAAAAAACGTGCATGACATCAAGAACTTCATTCTGTTGAGGTTCTATTGTACTGTGCTATTTTCAATAACCAGCTTTATTCATTATATAGCATGCCACTCTGCCAGTctaattttttttccctttttcaaCAAAAGGAAATGGAAATACAGCATGAAAACTAATGGCAGGTGGAAGTTGTTTACAGGCACATGCAAAGGTGATATAGTATTAGGTGCAGCTCATCTTATCACTGCATGTTGAAAATTGAGCAAACGAATGAGAACAATGTCTTCATTTGAAAATGTAATGTAGTAGTAACTAGTAAATTGTGTTAAATGACAAAAGATAAACAATGCAAGCAGACTCCTGATCAACAAGCCCATCTTTatatggcacaaaaaaaaaaatgtctcagtCAACTCCCGTCAACAAATCTAATACAACACAAACGTACATGAAAGGTGCCTGCGATGTCAGAAAGTTGGCACCTGATAAAATTACTCACCGGGCTCTTCAAGAATCATTAGAAACACCAAAAACAATTTCATGAACAATTTGAAGCATCAAAGAAAAGGCACATAGAGAACCGTTTCGTAGTCGATGCTCATGATTAGGTTGGATTGCCTAACACAGCTTTACCACAGTGGAGGGAAATCCTGAATTCATTTGCTAATCTAGAAGTCTTAGTCTATCTGATAGATCTACAAGCAATAGTGAGTTGTACATGAAGGCCTGCAGTGCAATCGTGTATCTACGAAAACTACACGTGCGTTTTTTAAACACTGCATACGCATTTGTATAGTAAACGACAGTGCAGACATGTGGCCAAATGCATTTTTGAAAGCTGGCATTTGGTATTTTCTGCACAGCAAAGCAAGTTAACaatttaaaaaatgcatatagAGCGAGACTCACAGTAGACTTGTTTAATATTTTGTTTTGCTTATTTGATTCAGAGAATGATAATCGCTGCTCTGGAACTCTTTAAGCAGTACAAGTATGGTCACTTAAATACCCAATTGTAACAAAGACGAAAAACATAAGACGTCAAGCATAACAACGTTTAAAGCACACATCAGATGCCATTACAACTTTTGTTGCCACTGTAATAAAAGACGTAATGAGAAAATTATATCTTTTTCAACAAGCTTAACAAACAATTAAATGGAGCAAAAGAGAGTCTTAACCACCagcaaaaaaacaaacgaaacgTTTCCAATCGATGGCACATGCCTGGTCTAACATTTCGGCAATTCATGATGTTTCTGCCCCGGACGAACCTCGAACACATTGTGCGTACGCATGTGGCAAGAAACTCAATACGTCGAAAAGCAACAACTTACAGTTAATCTCTGTACAGATCTACGTACCTACTATGTACAGTACGTACAGGCTTGCACACCGACCATCTATGCAAGCTGGTACCAGACCCTAAAGCAAACTGTTAAGTACTCGCTCCGGACTAGCAAGCGTTGCGGTTTCAGTGCCACAAAATACATCTGCGTGAATGACGAGGCTTCTTAAATTACGCATTGGCAGGCATGACAAACGAAACGCCTTGTGGACTCATGTACGGCTGTGCACCACAAGGCGTCACAAACGTCTTGATGCGCGTTATCACAGGGCACGTGCTTGAAACGCTCTGAACGGCTTGCAGACGCCTCCTGCGTCTGGTGTCGAGATGAGAAGTGTGCGCGTAAGACGCCCGGCCATTGCTGAATGTACTCGTGGCTTGTGGCCTGTTCTACCTGAACGACACCGACGAGTGCTGATGCTGCGTCGTGGAGAGGCATCTTCGGTTTGGGTGTAGTGCATGGTACTCTGAGAGCGTTGTGAAATCTACACTTGTAGACCTGCCAGGCATTTTGAGCAAGCTTCATCGTCGCAAGTTTTCCGACCGTGGTCACGGACAGTGTGAAGCTCTGATCTTCTCTCTTGAAAAGCAAAGCCTCTAAAACCCTTCTGCTGGATGATAGAAAATAGGCAGGCGGGTCTTTGTGCCAGTGTAGCTGCGACCATGACACTCCCGTGTTTTCTTTAGACCCGCTAGCTTCTTCTTTTAGGCTTAACTGGTGTGCTTCGTTCTGGTCTAACAGGGCTCTGGTAACCTGCTGAGAAGTGCTCGAGTGAGACCACTTTGACTTTCAATAACTTTCCCACAGTCGTGCACTTGCAGATGCATCCCATTCTGCAACTAAAGAGATTGTCGCCTAGGCCTAACGTAAACATCCTCAGGAGTTCCCCGTTTGAAGCGCTGGCGGCAACTGGTTCGCAGCACCACTAGAAGTCTGCTTCGCACCGTCTCGCCGTTTGCTGACCATCATGAGCACAATCAAAACGGGCAAGTACAGCAGGCTCAGTCGAAACAAGGCACGCGATGTCGCACTGTCGGGTTCGCGGTAGAAGTTCCAAGCACGGTACAGCATGTAAGCGTTCAACGGCATCGAGGTGGCAGCAAAGGTCCATGTGGTCAGTTCACTCAGAGGCGCCGCGGCGCAGCACAATGCTGCGAGGAACACGCTGTGTCGGAGCGCAGTGCGCCGGCACAGGTCCGGGTGGGTCACCGACATCATGCGGTAGCCGGCTCGCGAGTAGTCGGGCCGCAGGTTCCACGAGAGGGCATTGAAGTGCGGGAACTGCCACGAGTAAAGCATCGCTCCCAGCACACAGGCACCTGCAAATGGCAACATGAACGTTTCCAGCAGCTGCGCTTCGTTTTCGAACCTGCCATGCATCCATGCCTCTACTATAGGGAttgattaccgtatttactcgattctaccgcgccctcgattgtaacgcgcacccgttttccgcgaccaaaaaaaaaaaaaaaagtaatacatcgattgtaacgcgcacccatttttgtgagagaaaagaacaaaaaaagtccgtaggagtcaaacttcgcacattcggaagaacaagtatttgggttttaaagaactaaagtttcaaaaaagtataacacagtcaaaaagcgggccttgccgctaaaactgtcaccactacggcggcgatacgagtcgcgtaatggatcagtcctcgtcgctgtcggacaactccttgtcgctgtcaacgctcctcgatttcgggaaaccggccctgcttttgtccactgaaaccttttcgtgaagctttgctgtaaaaaatctgcttctgtttgcgccagtctcgcacgcacgtttcgggaacttcgaactatatccgaacgaccgcgatgcggtccgatttccgtccgtctcccTGCACATGTAATagctattcttttaaatgcggcatcgtggtacactcgtcgagtacttggagtcggcacttccatgccgtcgatgcgaacgcagaacgggatgacaatctcctcagcacagtgcacacgtacgaactgaaaaaatggcagaaatcgtaggaggcggccattttgaaatgtcgatggcaatacgataaccgaattttttttttcggtactcgattctaacgcgcatgcgatttttggtctcgtttttccggaaaaaaggtgcgcgttagattcgagtaaatacggtaatacaAAGGTGGGGCAGGGTTGTATGGCCAGTGGCAAAGATGCACAGACTGTGGGATCTGAAGAGACATTCACTGAAAAGCAAAAATGACTGTCTTCAGCCTACAAAAGCAGCTGACGTTAGAAACTACAGAACTCCTGACAGAAATGAACAAATGTATTCAGCTGTCAACAAATGTATTCAGCTGCACATCCCTTCAGCTCTAGGTTATGACTGACTACGCTCAAACCTCTATATAACCAACCTgaatataacaaattatcggttataacgtaGTAAAGAAAGAATAGCCTTTTCATATGGTGTATTCGAATGGGTGATTTTgagcgctctgaaaagtggtcACACGTTCAGTTGGTAGAACCCAagcgctcgaactaccttcggTTGGTTCTTCCCAAGCGTCAGCCTCCGACTCGGAGCGCTCCCAACTGCTCTGACTTAGAAGTGAGAGTGTGGTGCGATCTGGCCGGGAGGGGGGGTCACGTGACACTAGATGCCGCGCTTACCTGCAGGTGACAGAGTGACAGCGTGATCGCGTATTTCGGAAcgggagagcatcggacgcgtaatactACGTACACATGTGTTGTATTGTGTTCGTGgcgttttagaggcgaagcttctcttagtctaaccttgtcacgcgtccggcgtaaggcgtaatcGGCAGTATCTccctacgacccatcaccgatcctttgcaaactgcccactactttgtctttgcaaacatcccactacgatccatcaccgatctattacttcaccgaccataaagccgttataatgaagggggaacggaagccacctttgcaaacgtctttgatgatgtattgGGCTATCGCTTtggttactgctgggcgaaaccactgaagatttcacggtgtaaccatgattgcttcaggagcttcgcccaagctcttcatcattcacccgtggatatgctgtgaatttttttagcaCGTGTGTGGTCAGTTCACATGTACCAAGCCATAACTGCACCATGTTGAAACAGGCGGCTACTGAAGGCGGAGGAAACGTAAAtggtaggcttgtgcaaatagtaaattttaggtccgaagcgaattcgaagcaaatagtgatttggtcgaagcgaatttcgaagtgaattcgaatagtttatataaCCTATTAtatagaaaaatgagcatatttgtcatgaaaccagcgcaatatttttaaagttgaaacaaggcatatgcatatgtcattctttttggttcaaagggaagtggaagcaactttgagtaatagcaggatttgactttcggtagaatgcaagtgataacctgtaaaatatgttacgttttaaaatttactatacttagagcatataagtcggtataacaagcttttaaacctaaaaaatgatgaatcaatgtgagggtaatacagtaaaacctcattaattcgaactctgttatttcgaaatcccgcacaTTAGAAGGATTTCCTTGGtcctgtattttgcaatgtaaatttgagtggataatttgaagcggcggccagtaccagcccggttaattcgaaaactttgggtgccatgtgccaattcccaatcccgatttagccgcaaatgtGCAGGAAcaatggcccttaggagccacaaggcaatgcagtgtagcgatactaatgagtgacaagtgaagcatcccagcctcgctgctgccagcgcaagaaaaaaactaaacaaaaggcggtcgcgtggtcagctgaaatgtgcgcatgcggaaaagacgtgcttcactgcaacacagcggtgacacgcgggcagcatgacgtatgcttctctcaacgtcagcgcgacatgatttacccattctttctggggaaatagagaaattaataaagggcggtctgacggaattcgcgatgtatgcgaaccaccaaatggcggttgttccggcaatttgcgcacttgcactgttggcggagtacttgcctgcaacgcctacttcgaaaacttcagtgatcatcttttccactcagaacacatcgcgaattctgtcacactggtcattattaaattctttattttaccagaaagaatgggcgaatggtcgcatcatgacgcgctgatgcTGTGAGGAGCAGGCgacatgctgcctgcgtgtcaccactgtgttgcagcgaagcacgtcttttccgcaggtgcgcatttcagttgaccacgagaccgtttttttccctctttcttttttttttcttgcgctggcagctgcgaggcccgccgtttccccggtttagcggcaaaattgggacccgGTATtgcttgtagccgcaaactagcaggaacagcaaaccaccacctctgattacttccactAATTCAAAGTTCCtagcatcccgctttttgtatgtttggttaattcgaaaacccgcttaattagatttttcacagtcccagtgactttgaattaacgaggttttactgtatgttcatttaaccttgaagtggggcttcgcggcagtgcggatttctcttgaaaaggtgtattcacggtatagcacacctccactgcagtgaaaccacctttacagggggttacatgcggtttatatatgtctattcgttcgtttcgaatacttcgaaatttcctagaatttaaattcgtttcgaagcgaattcgaatactgtaatattcgttcgaatattcgaagttctcgaatattcgcacaagcctagtaaatGGTGTTACAGCAGCTCGCAGACGAATGCCTTCATATCGATGACGCTGAGAAACTtaaataggcttgtgcgaatagcaaattttaggttcgaagcgaatagtgattctggtcgaataatttcgaatttcGAAAAACCGGCACAATGTTtcaaaattgtaacaaggcatgtgcaaatgtcattctttttggttcaaaggaagtggaagcaaccttgattAGGCGACGGGTGGCGCCCGCCATGATAAGTCTACCTCTCGGAGTCGTGAGCGACGGCGAGCTATTGCAATGCGCTTGTCGTTTGCGAAGGCATAGTTTTAGTGATTATTTTCTCATAGAatgaagcgtggctgtgcaaagttgtttgttttgtgcttcattagGAGGATACAAAGTCCTCcgagtgtgcatgccgaggcgccgTATGTGGGCGAAGCCTACGGCTCTTTGCTCGTTTGCCCCATGTCTGCTGAATCACCGTACGCTGCATGCCGGACATCCAACGCCGCACACCGAATCGGAGGCAagatcgtaccgtctgtctcgcccttaaaccAGCAGCTCGGACGATGACGCCAGCTCGGATGGTCGACCGCATTTGACGATGTTTACCCGGCGGCTTCCAGCGCTGGTTGCACGGTGGCGCTACAGGCGCGCTGCTCCGAGATCATTGATCCATTCGGTTGGTATGCTACCTCTCGCGCTCTGATTGCGGGCTGCCTTCGCATCTGCCGACTACGAGCCAGAGGACCGGAGCGACCAACCGAATACGCCACTACAGTGCTGAGAATATACGTTTACAATGAATTTTCGGATacaacgaagttatttttgtgtcagGTGCAACTTctttatattgaggtttgagtgtatatgtgGAGCCTATTTGCAACTCTTCTGGCATTTTTCACTGGTCGATGCAGAGTGGCCACCGAAATCCTGGAGCAAGCGCTCGGATTTCAAGAGTTCGAATCTGCCAACGAAAAGAGGAAATGCTTCGCGAGAGAGTATACAGGAAGACTGCAAAGATATGCCAGAAGCTGGTACCAGAAGCTGTACTCAACAAAAGAACACAGATGTGACATGGGCAACGCGGGCCTTCTTCCACCCGAATCTATGCATCAGCGGAGGAGTCAGTGAGCCAACGGGGAGGGAGTTGATCCAAAATGACCAGTGAAAAGCATGAACCCATGCCAAATCGACAAGTGAAATTTTGATTTGTCACCACGGAACAACAAAACCTGCTCTGGACTGACCAGCGAAAAATGCCATTCGGCTGCCATTCATTACAGAGTTGAAAGTACCAGGATCCAGGGTGCCCGTGCAGGCAGCCCACCCCATGAGCGGTGGGATGGCGCCCACCACGGATCCCAGCCAGGTGTTGACGATGGAGCAGCGCTTGAGCGGGGTGTAGGCGCACGTGTACAACAGCAGGTTGGCACCACCCAGCAGTGCTGTCAGGCTGTTGGCACCCGCTGACAGCAGCCACAGGCCAAGGCCTGCTGTTCCCGCCGCAAAGGACACGGCGTGCAGAGGGCTGTTGGGAGAACGTACCCGAACATGCCAAacattacactcaaacctcggtataacgaacatggatataacgaattattgattataacaaagtaaatgaagaatagtcttgtaatagatacagtgttagAAATAAAcggttataacgaattttcggatataacgaagttattttcatggctgATGTGActattataatgaggtttgagtgtattgtcAAATTGTGACAGTGAAAAGTACAGGAGCCAAAGCTTTAGTTAAAGGGACTTAACTAAAGTGAATCTGTTTAGATTCATAAATTGTTctctgagaactataatgtcgttaatttcaccatcatatattTTTAATAGGGGAGAAAATCGAGGTCGAAGTTTCACTTTTAAGTTTCGCGGCGAAATTGCCACATGTGGTGTcatggatttcaaactgtatttttcatattttggcgacattggctgaatgaaatttcctgaaacttggtgtgttcaGACTATGGCCCCCTCACAGGATAATGTActgcatttttactgattaggaactacttaAGACCCGGAAGACGctgtcaaaatatatgacgtcatgaaatttggtgcgggaatttcaaggtggcgttccCATCCGCATGTTCTTTTTGCGCTCTTTCTCTCTTACCAGGCGTATTTTCGTGGCAACcgcggtgattttggaattgtgaaagagtaatttactaatatgggaaaaatcgtttttct comes from Rhipicephalus sanguineus isolate Rsan-2018 chromosome 7, BIME_Rsan_1.4, whole genome shotgun sequence and encodes:
- the LOC119399730 gene encoding protoheme IX farnesyltransferase, mitochondrial — protein: MSCLAMLSLPSLARTQLKTRESVRYLRSVYRPHNVRRASTTVPKVAVEETKAGEELAPIACAEPPVLFVARAGRLMSVPDAAISYGTDIVISPEPIRQASVEPSEEWHRRHLDPARLPHYYMALSKIRLTGLVVTTTLAGYALAPGALDPWVVLFTVAGTTLTSCAANAINQFLEVPYDSQMNRTKNRVLVRGFLSPLHAVSFAAGTAGLGLWLLSAGANSLTALLGGANLLLYTCAYTPLKRCSIVNTWLGSVVGAIPPLMGWAACTGTLDPGACVLGAMLYSWQFPHFNALSWNLRPDYSRAGYRMMSVTHPDLCRRTALRHSVFLAALCCAAAPLSELTTWTFAATSMPLNAYMLYRAWNFYREPDSATSRALFRLSLLYLPVLIVLMMVSKRRDGAKQTSSGAANQLPPALQTGNS